ACCCATTTGTTCTGCAATACTCTTCTTTCTTTTGGTAATTCTACCAAATCATATGTCTGATTCTCCTTTAAGGATtgaatctcttctttcatggcttgCAACCATTTGTCTTTGTCTTTCATCTCCATTGCTTCTACAAAGCTTTGAGGTTCGCCTTCATCAGtaaaattaacatattcatCTGAAAAATACCTTCTTGACGGTTGCTTCTGCCTTGTTGATCGTCTCAATTGGGGTTCTTGTGGAGCATCCTCAATTGGTTGATCTACTTCCGTCAGATTAGGTTGATCTGCTTCTTCAGCCATTTCATCAAGTTGTAACTCCTGATTTGTCTCAACTTGACGAGTTTCTCCCCCTAAGTTGTTCATCACAATAGGGCTTTGATCACTTATCAGCTTAAGTGTTGGTTTCTCCACTTTCTTGATGTCTTGGATTGTCTGATCTTCAAAGAACACCACATCTCTGCTTCGAACAATCTTTCTGTTTGCAGGATCCCATAATCTGAAACCAAATTCGTCTCTCGGAGAACCAAGATATACACATTCTTTCGCCTTCGCATCAAGCTTTGCTCTTTCATCTTTCGGAATGTGAACTGATGCCTTCCATCCGAAGACTCTCAAGTTGCGATATGAGGCCTTTTTACCGGACCATACTTCTTCTGGAATCTTTCCATTTAATGGTCTTGAAGGTGATAAGTTGATTAAATCAGCTGCTGTCACCACTGCCTCCCCCCAAAATGACTTGGGAAGTTTTGCGTGAGACAACATGCTCCTGACCTTCTCGGCAATCGTTCTGTTGAATCTTTCAGCTACACCATTCATCTGAGGTGTCTTGGGAGGTACTTTCTCATGTTTGATCCCATGAGTCTTGCAATAGTGCTCGAACGGACCTTTATACTCTCCACCATTATCACTTCTCAGACATTTCAACTTTCGACCAGTTTCACGTTCAACTGAGGCGTGAAACTCCTTGAAGATTCGTAGAACTTCATCTTTTCTCTTCAATGGATAGACCCACAACTTTCTGGAGTGGTCATCAATGAAGGTAACAAAATATTGAGCTCCACCAAGGGACTTTTCAGATGTTGAACAAACATCTGAGTGTACAAGATCCaaaatatgatcttttcttcttccatttttagATCTACGGAAAGACACTCTACGCTGCTTACCTGCTAAGCAATCTTCACATAGTTCAAGTGGTTGCCCTTTTATACTTTGGAGATGATCTTTTGCGAGGATCTCTAATCCCTTCTCGCTCATGTGGCCTAGTCTTTTGTGCCACAACTCCTTACTTTCTTCTTGAGCAACATTCGTCTCTCCTTTGTATATCTTTCCTTGCATACAGTACAAGGAGCCTTCCTTCTTGCCTCGAGAAACAATCATGCTTCCTCGACAGAGTTTCCATCTTCCATTGCTGAATTGGTTGTTCATTCCAGCATCATCTAATTTGCCAACTGAGATAAGGTTTAGACGCATCTCTGGTACATGTCTTACCTCCTTCAGTACAAGTTTGTTTCCATTTTCTGTCGTCAAAGCCACATCTCCTATGCCCACAATTTTGCTTGTGACATGATTTCCCATCTTCACTGTTCCAAAATCTCCTTTTTGATAGGATGAGAAGAATCCCTCATGAGGAGTAACATGGAAAGATGCTCTGGTATCAACTATCCAAGTGCAATcatcaaaaacaatatttagaTAGTTTACCTCACTGATAAAGAACACATTCTCATCATCTGATATTACCGCTGTTGTGGTCTTTTCTTCCAGCTTCTTTTTGGGATCTACCACATCAGGGTGTACAGTTCCATTCTTCTGATCTCTCTTCAGGAATCTACATTCTGGCTTCTTGTGACCATCTTTTCCACAATAAAAGCATGTCAAACCTTTGGAACGAGATTTGAATCTCCCTCGTGACTTTTCACGTTTTCCTTTGCTTCTGTGTTCACTCCTTCCTCTATTCTCAACAACATTGGCTTCTGAGTAACTACTCGATCCCCTTTCTTTCCTTCTGGATTCTTCATTCAGTAAACTATCTGTGATGTTATCCAGACTGAGCTTTCCATCTGGTGCTGAGTTACTGAGAGTGACCACCAACGTGTCCCAACTCTCTGGTAGAGAACTAAGGAGTAGGAGAGCTTGTAACTCGTCATCTATCTTCATATCTGCCTTCATTAATTGGTTCACAATACCTTTGAAGGTGTTGAGATGCTCGATCATATTCTGGTCGTCAGAATACTCCAACTTCACGAGTCGCCTGACAAGGTGAGCTTTATTTCTCGGAGTCTTCTTTTGAATCATAGATTCAAGCTTTGTCCATAACTCATACGCATCGGTATAAGTCGATACATGCTCAAACAAGCTTTTGTCGATGTATTTCCGAATCATAGCCACTGTTTTACGATTCAGAATCTCCCAATCTTTTTTGGTCTTCCCTTCTGGAATTTCCGGATTTGTGATCGGCTCATACAAATCCTTGCAGTATAGATGATCTTCCATCATCGGCTTCCAGTAGGAGTAATTATCCGCAGTCAGCTTGAACATGTCTCCTTCCATCTTGAGTTTCACAGGATTCTGACTTTTTCGAACCggtagctctgataccactgctGGGAAACAGCGGTACTTGTTCCCTCCTCTGTGAACCCCAAAATGGGCACTATGCGGAAGCGTAGAAATAGAAAGCGTAAAATGAAAGTGTGAAGAAAATAACACCGGAAATTTTAACGTGGAAAATCCTCTCGGAAAAAACCACGGGACCTAGTCCAAAAATATCTCCACTATGAAAATAGGATTACAGTGTCTCTCTCACTCTCTGAGGATCTCTCAATAAATCTCACCCTCTCGGATGgtatacaaaatattttctatttcacaCACTCATGAAAATAgactctctctatttttctcctTCCTCACCGTGGCTCTTAGCTTCTTTCTTCACCGGTTTTGATTCTCGGTGGTTATGCTCTCTGTATCTTAATTGNTGTTGCCATTCTTCATTCATTTATAATGAATGAGGGAAGAAAAAGGACAAGAAACATGATTGGTGGCTTGGAGCATTTTACGGAGCTTTGTCAAGGAGTGGGTGGTGCTTTTTNGATGGTGNCAGACAATGCATATTCATCATTGGAGTGGGTGGTGCTTTTTGGATGGTGGCAGACAATgcatattcatcatttttgttttattcaacAGGATTGGAGTAAAGTTGAGCCACATGCAACTCAGCAACCCCAAATAAACTGAAAAACGCAACTTTGAATctagaaaaaagataaaaaaaaaaagaaaattactttatttgctattttaaTTGGATAGAGTTGAAGAGCTCTTCCCGGTAATTCTAACAATAGACTTTAATCGAATGACATATGAGATACAAATGAGATATCAAGGGGAGGAAATCCAAAGACCTAGGAAGAAAATTGAGGGAgagaaccatttttttttcacatagcTTTCTAAATAGACTCCTATTTATAACTTAACCTAGCACATCTAGAAGTATATTTTAAAGGGTCTCAcagtttatataatatttttttaaaaaatttaaaaatcttagaTCTGTTATCCacaattaaagtaaattaacGAACTCAGAAACaaagtttattaattaatgcaaaaaaatttattttttatgtttggtttcattttaaattgaaacatGATATTCTTAAGAACGCGTTTTCAAGAATGTGTtacataatgttttttttttacgtaaGTTTTTCAAGTTTTGAAAAGTTAGCCCtataaaaatatcacattaaCCTTATTAAATCATTTGCAATGCTATTGATAattaaacgttttttttttttttatagaaacaCTATGCATTAAACTCTCCTAAATACTTTTAGAAAATGTATAACCAACCAGCATTCTTACAAAATCACAATTCTCACTATATATGATTTACAAAAATCACGATTTattgaaaaaagttatattGTACAAAATGCTAAGAAAGTTGATGCAATTTACTTGAAATTCAGTAAAAGAATGActcaaatataataacataaagcAGTTTTACACCATAGAATCATTTTCTACATCTTTTACCACTAATACTTGGTACGAATAAATAGACACTTGTTTGGAGAAGAAACCTAAACGCTTGTATCCACTTCACACTAATCCTTATCATGACCCGAATCTTTACCCTACCTGCTAACTTCTTTCATAAATAGTTTATGGTGTAGTTCATTCTAGAACGTAAATATCATGCAAAATGCCATCCTTCATGAACAGCTACCACTGAAACCAAATAGCTGAAAGGAACTTACTGCACAATTTTCTCAGCTGTATACAACTATTAATCATGGTTCTGTAGAGAATGTCATCTCCTTCGATGTTTTTGGTTGGATATTAAAGCCATCGCTCATCTTAATGTTAAGAAAATATCCATATGAGGTATGTTGACCAGAGAGTGAGAGCAATAGTTGCAGCACCATATGTCCACAAGATAATAACTGAAGACTCTTCAGTGCCTACATCAAATAGCTGCGCCATGGTGCCTGCACAAGTATAATCTCGTTGTAACATAAACCAAACTTTACGTAGAAGTTAACCTAAACAAGATCTAAGTCATTAAAAGAGGTTAAAAGAAGTATATTTGTGTTGAATGAATGAATCACTCACTGATGTTCATTGCAGGTGGCAAGGCATACTGAATCACTAGCACATACTGAAACAAAGGGTCCAATGGGAGCAGACCAAAATTTGCAGCCCCTCTAACAACAAAAAATCCAATGGCAGGTAGCAAGACTAGTCGAGCTATGATGATGCAAATCACGACCAAGGGTTGGACACTTGATGACTGCATGCCTATAATTTTGGTGcacataaaattgaaaaactaactTCAGCTAAGATGTGTAAAATATGCTGGTGATAGTATTTGTACTGAAGTTAATTTGATATACCTTGTGTAAGGTTGCCTCCAAGCAAAACAGTGATACAAGGAATTGTACCATCCCTGAAAGAATAAACTTAGTCCAAATGAACAAGTGTTGGAAAATTATAGACACCGACGAAATGCTTGTACAGTAAACAAAATTGGGTAACATGCAACACTGTATAATATTGGACCATTGGTTTTATGAGAGAAAAAGCATATACCCTAGTAATTGAATGGAGTCTAGGATCACTCGTAGTGGAGCTTCGCGTCCTATTATTAGATTCCTTAGCCATTCAACCCCACCAAAGAGAAAACCAAAAAACTGATCATGGAGGTAAATTTCTCAGGATCATTTAAAGACTAAGCAACAAAGTTGACAGCAATAAAAAGGGAATGAAAAACTCACCGTAGCAATTGTTGGGGGTGACATTAGTTCTTTCAGGACATGACCAACAGTTTCCGTCATTCTATGCCATAAAGATGTTTCACTATTCATTGACACAGTGGACGCACATTGGTCTACAAGCTGCACATTTGGAATTGGATTCATTTTATAATCCGGAAAATTGTTGAGAATTTTCATACATACTGATACCAACTTGAGTTTGAGAAAAAGGATTGTACAAAGTTATATTGCAGCACAAAGGAGTGGATAGAAAGATTTTTTATGCTCACTCATTGTTATTTGGTCAAGAATATATAGGACCACTTTCAGCACTCTcatattatgtttaataaaatgttttcatgccaatattttcatttccttcCTACACAAACATAGCAATGATGTATACTACTTCATGATTTTACAATTTGATTTTCTGAGTCTCCGGCATTTCGTTTGAGAAAGCCAGTTTCTTCATCAGCATCTAGGCCTTTGTTGGGCATCTTTAAGATCTCGGCAGCCTCAAATGCTTTATATCTCAAGGATGTGTTTCGCATTAGTTGGTAAGTAAAGGTCCAGATGAAGACACCACCAAGctacaattaataaaagatgCTAATGTCAGATACAATGTTGAGATGCTGAAAGCAAATCAAGGGTAAAAATGGATGCATCACCGCCAAAGAGcaaaaagaataagagagaGCCCTCTTTCGGCAATCATCAAGTTCACCAAATGGACCTCCCTTTTCATTGCAGATAGCAGGGATAATTACAATAGGAAGATTACCCATGTTTCCTGATCAAAGATGCACCATTTAAATGTGagctttttttgtttttgttaatttataagAGAGGCTTTAGATAAAGGGTTGGTAACACAATTATATGACTGTTTGGTAGGAGTGAAAAATGGAACCATTGGtgagaacagaaaaaaaaaaaacatgcatccATGGCTAGGGCACATTGCTAATTCTCACAACTTCCTCACCATTCCTTCCAAATTTTACTCTTGCCGACTGTACGACAACTTTGATGCTATGGTACCTGTTGAACAAGAAGCAATAATAAGCCCTTGCAGTTTCAAGTTTGGTTTCAGTACTTTTACAATTATCCATCCCAGAATCCCTCCAATTAAGAAGGTAAGTCCAATGTTAACGGGCATAAACCACCTGCATTAATGATTAAACAAGACATGGTTAACTTTTagcataaacaaacaaaaagaaccATTCCTCTTTTGCGGACACGATTGTATATATAccctttctcttttcatttttttatcttgtgttttttcaaatatacataAATGGTCTCATTGCGATTATTGGAGACAAAGATAACAAAATCATAGTCAACTTGTGCTATATGCTTTGTTTGTGGTGTCGATAGGAGAAGGCCCTGTTTAAACTCTAGCTGAGAACTATCTTCTTCCTATTTAGAGAATAATTTCTTAGGCTTTCCGTTGCGAATCAAGAGTGAACAAAAAACACAGCATGCAGAATATATAAAAGCAAAAGAATTAGTCATGGTGTACCATAATATCAATTCGTCAAGAGAAACTTTCTTGGCAAAACTGGCAAATATAAGTGAAGGAGTGAACGCAATGAAGACAACCTGCTCAAAGGGtacacaaaatcaaagaaaaaaaaatgtttggatAAGAATGAAGCAGAGTTTGTCCATGATTTGTTCACTAAGGAAAAATAGGATGGAAGAGCATTGCACAAATAAGTATTCATcacaatttttaattcaaacctCATTGATATTCAATTCAGATGGTCTCTTACC
This genomic stretch from Vigna radiata var. radiata cultivar VC1973A chromosome 7, Vradiata_ver6, whole genome shotgun sequence harbors:
- the LOC106765951 gene encoding protein PIN-LIKES 7, with the translated sequence MGFWELLEVASSPVIEVLLISAVGVFMATENCNNLLSPDFRKSLNKVVFIAFTPSLIFASFAKKVSLDELILWWFMPVNIGLTFLIGGILGWIIVKVLKPNLKLQGLIIASCSTGNMGNLPIVIIPAICNEKGGPFGELDDCRKRALSYSFCSLALGGVFIWTFTYQLMRNTSLRYKAFEAAEILKMPNKGLDADEETGFLKRNAGDSENQILVDQCASTVSMNSETSLWHRMTETVGHVLKELMSPPTIATFFGFLFGGVEWLRNLIIGREAPLRVILDSIQLLGDGTIPCITVLLGGNLTQGMQSSSVQPLVVICIIIARLVLLPAIGFFVVRGAANFGLLPLDPLFQYVLVIQYALPPAMNISTMAQLFDVGTEESSVIILWTYGAATIALTLWSTYLIWIFS